The Kwoniella dendrophila CBS 6074 chromosome 1, complete sequence genome contains a region encoding:
- a CDS encoding glutamate 5-kinase: MTSKAKATTPLTIVIKLGTSSIVSTEYPFLPHLQLLSSIVETVVQLRSLGHRVVLCSSGAIGVGLRRMNLRGRGKGLSQKQALAAIGQGRLIALWDNLFSQLDQPIAQILLTRMDISDRTRYLNAQNTFSELLQMGVIPIVNENDTVSVTEIKFGDNDTLSAISSAIVHADYLFLLTDVECLYTDNPRNNPDAKPVRIVRDIEKVKQEVSTATLGTSLGTGGMSTKLIAAELATAAGTTTVIMHSANVKDIFGVIEKGAGPSRDISETPHLEEGPLCTRFLRRERALKDRKWWIAHGLHSAGIITIDEGAYRAIQRKESGGRLLPAGVIKVEGPFASHQAVKIIVRRKKRDHTVVNNNLMSRNSIDENIPPSPTKPSPRSLFTSTSETQSPFSPQQQQQQQQQINPTSSSLISPNLKHITSEQNQYQNQNQPETPQIDPILSLSSSIQSLDPLSKSTPQSPAINAIAERLNKVNLQQQISTTTKSNNQENEEEQLLWEEIEIGKGLTQYNSSEIDRIKGMKSAHIENILGYSESEHVVDSITFL, from the exons ATGACG TCAAAGGCAAAAGCTACAACACCATTGACGATAGTGATCAAACTTG GTACTTCGTCAATTGTTTCAACTGAATATCCTTTCTTACCACATTTACAATTACTTTCATCAATTGTTGAAACTGTTGTTCAACTTAGATCATTAGGTCATAGAGTTGTATTATGTTCTTCGGGTGCTATTGGTGTAGGTTTAAGGAGAATGAATttaagaggtagaggtaaagGATTAAGTCAAAAGCAG GCTTTGGCAGCTATAGGTCAAGGTAGATTAATAGCTTTATGGGATAATTTATTTTCTCAATTGGATCAACCTATAGCTCAAATCTTATTAACAAGAATGGATATTTCAGAT AGAACAAGGTATTTGAATGCCCAGAACACTTTTTCGGAATTACTTCAAATGGGTGTTATTCCTATAGTTAATGAGAATGATACGGTATCAGTCACA GAAATTAAATTCGGTGATAATGATactttatcagctatttCTTCAGCAATCGTACATGCAGATTACCTATTCTTATTGACAGATGTAGAATGCCT ATATACCGACAACCCAAGAAACAATCCTGATGCTAAACCTGTTAGAATAGTTAGAGATATCGAAAAGGTCAAACaggaag TATCAACTGCAACGCTTGGAACATCACTTGGTACAGGAGGAATGTCAACTAAACTTATAGCAGCAGAATTAGCTACTGCAGCAGGAACTACAACTGTAATTATGCATTCAGCTAATGTTAAAGATATATTTGGTgtaattgaaaaaggtgctGGACCAAGTAGAGATATATCAGAAACTCCACATTTAGAAGAAGGACCTTTATGTACGAGATTTTTAAGAAGGGAAAGAGCTTTGAAAGA TCGAAAATGGTGGATTGCACATGGTTTACATTCAGCAGGAATCATAacaattgatgaaggtgcaTATAGAGCTATacaaagaaaagaatcaGGTGGTAGATTATTACCTGCTGGAGTtataaaagttgaaggtccaTTTGCTTCACATCAAGCAGTTAAAATTATAGTTAGACGTAAAAAGAGGGATCATACTGTTGTTAATAACAACCTTATGTCGAgaaattcaattgatgaaaatatcCCACCAAGTCCAACTAAACCATCACCAAGATCGTTATTCACGTCTACCTCGGAAACACAATCTCCATTTtcaccacaacaacaacaacaacaacaacaacaaattaatccaacttcatcatcattgatctCACCGAATTTGAAACACATAACATctgaacaaaatcaatatcaaaatcaaaatcaacctgaaACACCACAAATTGATcctatattatcattatcatcatcaatacaaTCTTTAGATCCATTATCGAAATCTACTCCACAATCACCTGCTATAAATGCTATAGCAGAAAGATTAAATAAAGTTAATTTACAACAACAGATTAGTACTACTACTAAAAgtaataatcaagaaaatgaGGAAGAACAATTATTATGggaagaaatcgaaattggaaaaggttTAACACAATATAATAGttctgaaattgatagaataAAGGGAATGAAAAG TGCGCATATAGAAAACATACTTGGATATTCAGAATCTGAACATGTGGTAGACTCAATAACGTTCTTGTGA